In Xiphophorus couchianus chromosome 8, X_couchianus-1.0, whole genome shotgun sequence, the following proteins share a genomic window:
- the LOC114149704 gene encoding dolichol phosphate-mannose biosynthesis regulatory protein-like isoform X1, which produces MATGADQAVGMSLVLFSLLLFTYYTVWVIVLPFVDARHVLHRYFLPREYSVILPGVAAVLLLLCIGQRSCFLYLSVPNRLKLTWFWFWFCPISFNSALRINSFSLFMQQQLTGVQTASC; this is translated from the exons ATg GCTACAGGAGCGGATCAGGCGGTCGGGATGagtctggttctgttcagcctGCTGCTCTTCACGTATTACACCGTCTGGGTCATTGTTCTG CCGTTCGTCGACGCCCGCCACGTCCTTCACAGATATTTCCTTCCTCGGGAATATTCGGTCATCCTGCCTGGAGTCGCTGCGGTGCTGCTGTTGCTCTGcataggtcagaggtcatgtttCCTCTACCTTTCAGTTCCTAACAGACTGAAGctgacctggttctggttctggttctgccccATCAGCTTTAATTCAGCTCTTCGTATTAAttcattcagtttgtttatgcaGCAGCAGCTAACAGGTGTTCAAACTGCCTCATGTTGA
- the LOC114149704 gene encoding dolichol phosphate-mannose biosynthesis regulatory protein-like isoform X2, with protein MATGADQAVGMSLVLFSLLLFTYYTVWVIVLPFVDARHVLHRYFLPREYSVILPGVAAVLLLLCIGTFTAPSSCGKNRKTEEKPT; from the exons ATg GCTACAGGAGCGGATCAGGCGGTCGGGATGagtctggttctgttcagcctGCTGCTCTTCACGTATTACACCGTCTGGGTCATTGTTCTG CCGTTCGTCGACGCCCGCCACGTCCTTCACAGATATTTCCTTCCTCGGGAATATTCGGTCATCCTGCCTGGAGTCGCTGCGGTGCTGCTGTTGCTCTGcatag GAACCTTCACTGCGCCGTCATCCTGTGGAAAAAACCGCAAAACCGAAGAAAAACCGACGTGA